One window from the genome of Microbulbifer sp. ALW1 encodes:
- a CDS encoding antitermination protein NusB: MEEYQVMIQSREWLVGWGTLSLINAGLAQGKNRSGLIWWILSLIFGPLATLVLVLLSKAPARVHD, translated from the coding sequence ATGGAAGAGTATCAGGTGATGATTCAGTCGCGGGAGTGGCTGGTAGGCTGGGGGACGCTGTCGTTGATCAATGCTGGGTTGGCTCAGGGAAAAAACCGCAGTGGTTTGATCTGGTGGATTTTGAGCCTGATTTTTGGTCCTCTCGCAACGCTTGTGCTTGTTTTACTTAGCAAAGCGCCGGCACGAGTACACGATTGA
- the pepB gene encoding aminopeptidase PepB, with protein sequence MTTAMQVRLETTAAAEHWGNNALLSFNDSEARIHATEATGGTLVAVQRAARRLDGMGVTDVALTGDNWDLESRWSFWAGYYNPNRKSTLDWGLGDGEELNELQARKAASLWVREITNGTPENVSPRALAESAADMLQKLAPDAVSYRIVSGDALLDEGFMGIHNVGRGSVRGGAMLQLDYNPSGKADAPVDICLVGKGITFDSGGYSIKPSAGMAHMKSDMGGAAMVSGGLALAIARGLQKRIKLYLCCAENLISGHAFKLGDIIRYKNGVTAEILNTDAEGRLVLADGLIAASEENPRYILDAATLTGAAKMAVGRDYNSVMSFEDEMAEKVLTAAKSENEKAWRLPLEKFHLEQIPSGFAEIANVGIDGSPGASTAAAFLAKFVRDEGRGWVHMDLSGSYLPGANDQWAQGAKGHGVRTIARFLLDN encoded by the coding sequence ATGACAACAGCGATGCAGGTACGGCTGGAAACCACGGCGGCGGCGGAACACTGGGGCAACAATGCCCTGCTGAGCTTCAATGACAGCGAGGCCCGCATTCATGCCACCGAGGCCACCGGCGGCACCCTGGTCGCGGTACAGCGCGCCGCGCGCCGGCTCGATGGCATGGGGGTGACCGATGTGGCGCTGACCGGCGACAACTGGGATCTGGAGAGTCGCTGGAGTTTCTGGGCCGGTTACTACAACCCTAACCGCAAGAGCACCCTCGACTGGGGCCTGGGTGACGGCGAAGAGCTGAACGAACTGCAGGCGCGCAAGGCTGCGAGCCTGTGGGTGCGGGAAATCACCAATGGCACCCCGGAAAATGTCTCCCCGCGCGCGTTGGCAGAAAGTGCGGCAGATATGCTGCAAAAGCTGGCCCCGGATGCGGTGAGCTACCGCATTGTCTCCGGTGATGCGTTGCTGGATGAAGGCTTCATGGGCATCCACAATGTCGGTCGCGGCAGTGTACGCGGCGGTGCCATGCTGCAGCTGGATTACAACCCCTCTGGCAAAGCGGACGCGCCTGTGGATATCTGCCTGGTAGGCAAGGGTATTACCTTTGACTCCGGCGGTTACAGCATCAAGCCCTCTGCGGGCATGGCCCACATGAAGTCGGATATGGGCGGCGCGGCGATGGTTTCCGGCGGCCTGGCTTTGGCCATTGCACGTGGATTGCAGAAACGCATCAAACTGTACCTGTGCTGTGCGGAAAACCTGATCTCCGGCCACGCGTTCAAGCTCGGCGATATCATCCGCTACAAAAATGGCGTGACCGCGGAAATTCTGAATACCGATGCGGAAGGCCGCCTGGTGCTGGCGGATGGTCTGATTGCCGCCAGCGAGGAAAACCCCCGCTATATCCTCGACGCGGCTACTCTGACGGGCGCGGCCAAAATGGCGGTGGGCCGGGATTACAACTCGGTGATGAGTTTTGAAGATGAGATGGCCGAAAAAGTACTGACGGCAGCCAAGTCAGAAAATGAAAAAGCCTGGCGCTTACCGCTGGAAAAATTCCACCTGGAGCAGATTCCTTCCGGGTTTGCGGAAATTGCCAACGTGGGTATTGATGGCAGCCCCGGTGCATCGACGGCGGCGGCTTTCCTGGCCAAGTTTGTGCGCGATGAAGGCCGCGGCTGGGTACACATGGATCTTTCCGGTTCTTACTTGCCCGGTGCTAATGACCAGTGGGCGCAGGGGGCCAAGGGGCACGGGGTTCGCACCATTGCCCGGTTCCTGTTGGATAACTGA
- a CDS encoding rhomboid family intramembrane serine protease, which translates to MLIIPIQNRPDWRRPPLVCFALILINLLVFLLYQSGDETRWQAAEDFYFASELPALDEERFYEYVETQKPEWRTLAMGAGEEFIYEQLLWSREFHNWLLPQLAQEGEQTWLQQRRQFGELRDSLSSFAYGLTPAAPTLQGLFGHMFLHGGWDHLLGNMIFLLLFGLSVELALGAAWFLGLYLLGGIAAAALHLGVEAGSLMPVIGASGAVSAVMGMFVAVYGIRRLRFFYTLGFAFGEFTAPALLVLPLWLGKEVFGYFFGSDNIAYWAHFGGLVAGVICTLALIRLRPSSEIHVEEDLPPTPEQLALARIESLQNSGKLLEAGEAATNAQRQHPESLPLIHKAIELTALAPDSEGHHRAWLALFALAKKPEQDFAPIVRGVEDYLSRGGEPRALTSQVCLLLAQRAGREKQWGLVETLLLRLQQKEQRHPLMARLAHGLVEHYRRCGDEERARKALDFVRALQPAVV; encoded by the coding sequence TTGCTGATCATCCCCATCCAGAACCGGCCCGACTGGCGCCGCCCACCGCTGGTCTGCTTTGCTCTGATCCTCATCAACCTGCTGGTGTTCCTGCTCTACCAGAGCGGCGACGAGACGCGCTGGCAAGCGGCCGAAGACTTTTACTTCGCCAGCGAATTGCCGGCCCTGGACGAGGAGCGTTTCTACGAATATGTGGAAACGCAAAAGCCTGAATGGCGCACCCTGGCCATGGGCGCCGGGGAAGAATTCATCTACGAGCAACTGCTGTGGAGCCGGGAGTTCCACAACTGGCTGTTACCGCAGTTGGCGCAGGAGGGGGAGCAGACCTGGCTGCAACAGCGGCGCCAGTTTGGTGAGCTGCGCGACAGCCTGTCGAGCTTTGCCTACGGCCTGACACCGGCCGCACCGACACTGCAGGGGTTATTCGGGCATATGTTCTTGCACGGCGGCTGGGACCACCTGCTGGGCAATATGATTTTCCTGCTGCTGTTTGGGCTTTCCGTTGAGCTGGCGTTGGGGGCAGCCTGGTTTCTGGGTCTCTATTTACTGGGAGGGATTGCCGCCGCCGCCCTGCACCTGGGCGTGGAAGCGGGCAGTCTGATGCCGGTGATCGGTGCCTCCGGCGCTGTCTCTGCGGTAATGGGAATGTTCGTGGCGGTCTACGGCATTCGCCGGCTGCGCTTTTTCTACACCCTCGGTTTTGCCTTTGGCGAATTTACCGCACCGGCGCTGCTGGTATTGCCCCTGTGGCTGGGCAAGGAAGTATTCGGCTACTTCTTCGGTAGCGACAACATTGCCTACTGGGCGCACTTTGGTGGGCTGGTCGCCGGGGTTATCTGCACCCTGGCATTGATCCGGCTGCGCCCAAGCAGTGAGATCCACGTGGAAGAGGACCTGCCGCCGACCCCGGAACAGCTGGCGCTGGCACGGATCGAATCCCTACAAAACAGCGGCAAATTGCTGGAAGCCGGCGAGGCCGCAACCAATGCCCAGCGCCAGCACCCGGAATCCCTGCCGCTGATCCACAAGGCGATCGAGCTCACTGCCCTGGCGCCAGACAGCGAGGGGCACCACCGCGCCTGGCTGGCCCTGTTCGCCCTGGCGAAAAAACCGGAGCAGGACTTTGCGCCTATTGTCCGCGGGGTGGAAGATTACCTGAGCCGCGGTGGTGAGCCGCGAGCGCTTACCAGCCAGGTGTGCCTGCTGCTGGCCCAGCGCGCCGGTCGTGAAAAGCAGTGGGGATTGGTGGAAACGCTGCTGTTACGGCTGCAGCAAAAGGAACAGCGCCATCCGCTGATGGCGCGTCTGGCCCATGGCCTGGTGGAGCACTACCGCCGCTGCGGCGACGAGGAGCGGGCGCGCAAGGCGCTGGATTTTGTGCGGGCGTTGCAGCCCGCTGTCGTCTGA